A genomic region of Macaca mulatta isolate MMU2019108-1 chromosome 5, T2T-MMU8v2.0, whole genome shotgun sequence contains the following coding sequences:
- the NUDT6 gene encoding nucleoside diphosphate-linked moiety X motif 6 isoform X2: MWKFPGGLSEPGEDIGDTAVREVFEETGIKSEFRSLLSIRQQHTNPGAFGKSDMYIICRLKPYSFTIKFCQHECLRCEWMDLNDLAKTENTTPITSRVARLLLYGYREGFDKIDLTVEELPAVHTGLFYKLYHKELPDNYKTMKGID, from the exons ATGTGGAAGTTTCCAGGAGGTCTGTCAGAGCCTGGAGAAGATATTG GAGACACAGCAGTTCGAGAAGTTTTTGAAGAGACTGGTATAAAATCAGAATTCAGGTCCCTCCTGAGTATTCGGCAACAGCACACAAATCCTGGAGCTTTTGGGAAGTCAGATATGTATATCATCTGCCGCCTAAAGCCATATTCATTCACAATAAAGTTTTGCCAGCATGAATGCTTAAGATGTGAGTGGATGGATCTCAATGACCTGGCTAAGACTGAAAATACAACTCCCATCACCAGCAGAGTTGCTAGGCTGCTGCTGTATGGGTACAGAGAAGGGTTTGACAAAATTGACCTGACTGTGGAAGAACTTCCAGCAGTTCACACAGGCCTGTTTTATAAACTCTATCACAAGGAACTGCCAGATAATTATAAAACTATGAAAGGAATTGATTAA
- the NUDT6 gene encoding nucleoside diphosphate-linked moiety X motif 6 isoform X1 has translation MRPLLSWAGWRAVLARTYSPGPSAGYRGASGAQGYVRNPPVGTCDLQGELDRFGGISVRLARLDALDRLDAAAFQKGLQAAVQQWRSEGRTAVWLHIPILQSRFIAPAASLGFCFHHAESDSSTLTLWLGEGPSRLPGYASHQVGVAGAVFDESTRKILVVQDRNKLKNMWKFPGGLSEPGEDIGDTAVREVFEETGIKSEFRSLLSIRQQHTNPGAFGKSDMYIICRLKPYSFTIKFCQHECLRCEWMDLNDLAKTENTTPITSRVARLLLYGYREGFDKIDLTVEELPAVHTGLFYKLYHKELPDNYKTMKGID, from the exons ATGCGACCGCTACTGAGCTGGGCCGGCTGGCGCGCGGTGCTTGCCCGAACGTACAGCCCTGGGCCTTCGGCGGGTTACCGCGGGGCCTCGGGCGCACAGGGTTACGTGCGGAATCCCCCAGTTGGAACGTGCGATCTGCAGGGCGAGCTGGACAGATTCGGGGGCATCTCGGTGCGCCTGGCGCGGCTCGACGCGCTGGACCGCCTGGACGCTGCCGCCTTCCAGAAGGGTTTGCAGG CTGCAGTACAGCAATGGCGATCAGAAGGTAGAACAGCTGTATGGCTGCACATTCCCATCCTCCAAAGCCGATTTATTGCCCCCGCCGCTTCCCTGGGCTTCTGCTTTCACCATGCAGAATCGGATTCATCAACGTTGACTCTGTGGCTGGGAGAAGGGCCCAGCAGATTACCAGGATATGCTTCACATCAAGTAGGAGTTGCAG GAGCTGTATTTGATGAAAGTACTAGAAAAATTCTGGTTGTACAAGATCGAAATAAA TTGAAAAATATGTGGAAGTTTCCAGGAGGTCTGTCAGAGCCTGGAGAAGATATTG GAGACACAGCAGTTCGAGAAGTTTTTGAAGAGACTGGTATAAAATCAGAATTCAGGTCCCTCCTGAGTATTCGGCAACAGCACACAAATCCTGGAGCTTTTGGGAAGTCAGATATGTATATCATCTGCCGCCTAAAGCCATATTCATTCACAATAAAGTTTTGCCAGCATGAATGCTTAAGATGTGAGTGGATGGATCTCAATGACCTGGCTAAGACTGAAAATACAACTCCCATCACCAGCAGAGTTGCTAGGCTGCTGCTGTATGGGTACAGAGAAGGGTTTGACAAAATTGACCTGACTGTGGAAGAACTTCCAGCAGTTCACACAGGCCTGTTTTATAAACTCTATCACAAGGAACTGCCAGATAATTATAAAACTATGAAAGGAATTGATTAA